In Candidatus Methylomirabilota bacterium, the genomic stretch CGACGTACGCAGTTCCGGAGGAATCAATAAACAGGTTAAGAAGCTTGGTTCCCGGAGAGACTGTCGGCACGAGGTCGCCACCCTTCGGTCCTTTTACCAGCTCGGTCAAGGTCCGTCTGGCATCCTCTGTCGTCGTCCCACTTTCTATCTCTCTGTTCTCCTCGCGGAAAGAGTAGCCCTCACGGGCTAAAAAGAAGAGCGTCACGCTCTTCTTTGCACGTTCAAACGCCGGCTTCCTTGTCTCTAAGGCAGTACGTTGGGCAGCGGGTCTGTTCACTGTGACCGATCTGGTACCCCAAAGAGCGATCGCGCCGACGGTCACCACCAGCAAGGCGATCAAGACAACCGCAGTCTTCATCTGACGACAGGCGATGGCGCGGACATTGACCCCACCCGTTTTTCATACCGTGTCTTGAACTTGGCGATACCGTTCAGCAGAGCCAGTGCGACCCGTTGTCGATATGTCTCCTGCTCAAGTTTTTGCTCTTCCTCCGGGTTCGTGATAAAGGCCACCTCTACGAGGACCGATGGCATCGCCGCCCCGATCAGAACAAAGAAAGGCGCCGACTTGACCCCGCGATTATCCACCTTGAGATTCTGCCCGAGTTCGTTCAGAAGCAGCTCCGCCAACTCACTGGATTCTCTGACATAGAACGTTTGAGCCAGATCCCAAAGAACGGTTTTCAGACCTCGCTGCGCGTCCTGACCGACGCCCTCAAGGTTGAGGGCTGTGTTCTCTCTGACAGCAGAAGCCCTTGCACCACGATCCGATGGTTCACGGCTCAAGAAATAGGTCTCAAAGCCGACAGCGCGACTTCTGGGAGCTGCATTGACGTGCAAACTGATAAAAAAATCGGCTCGGTGTCGATTGGCAATCATTGTCCGATTCTCTAGCGGGACAAAGACATCCTCCGTCCGAGTCATGATGACCTTCATCCCGAGATTCTCTTCGATCAGTTGCCGTAACCTGATACCGATATCCAGAACGATATCTTTCTCCTTTGCTCCTGACTGGCCGATGGCACCAGAATCTCTTCCTCCATGGCCGGGATCGATCACCACCGTCTTGACGAACTGTCGCGACAACAATAGGTCAGAGGGCTCAGTCGACTCGACACCTCGAGCCACCGGTTTCAGCTTATCTGCTCGTTCAGGTGTCGTCTTCGTTACGGTCTCGGCTTGTCGCGAACTACGCTCTGGCCCTTCGCGAGGAAAGAGATCGATTACAATCCGATCAGGTCGTTCCAACGCAAAGACTTTGCTCCGTAAACGGCGCTCTGCTCCGTGGATTGTAATCCGGCTG encodes the following:
- a CDS encoding GerMN domain-containing protein, with the translated sequence MACRQMKTAVVLIALLVVTVGAIALWGTRSVTVNRPAAQRTALETRKPAFERAKKSVTLFFLAREGYSFREENREIESGTTTEDARRTLTELVKGPKGGDLVPTVSPGTKLLNLFIDSSGTAYVDFNQGFRDGLPGGAQEELYTVFSIVNTLASNFAQITRVQILIEGAEISTLAGHVDTRMALPPQYVF
- a CDS encoding N-acetylmuramoyl-L-alanine amidase: MTLPSVQIHGAEYLSLKSLAKVVGNPPILARTRGTVRIQLGSSSLVLTVGSQKVRVGKSVVVLSESPRRFGGGIIVPLELLPIALGARYGENYVNWDPETRVARIGERAYSVRLLRVRAYPDHTRVVVEETRPHDFVLREDGASGRVVLELKRGIVSPSIRSSQVPDGLVASIEIQQLDNDSRITIHGAERRLRSKVFALERPDRIVIDLFPREGPERSSRQAETVTKTTPERADKLKPVARGVESTEPSDLLLSRQFVKTVVIDPGHGGRDSGAIGQSGAKEKDIVLDIGIRLRQLIEENLGMKVIMTRTEDVFVPLENRTMIANRHRADFFISLHVNAAPRSRAVGFETYFLSREPSDRGARASAVRENTALNLEGVGQDAQRGLKTVLWDLAQTFYVRESSELAELLLNELGQNLKVDNRGVKSAPFFVLIGAAMPSVLVEVAFITNPEEEQKLEQETYRQRVALALLNGIAKFKTRYEKRVGSMSAPSPVVR